The following coding sequences lie in one Dunckerocampus dactyliophorus isolate RoL2022-P2 chromosome 4, RoL_Ddac_1.1, whole genome shotgun sequence genomic window:
- the LOC129179690 gene encoding gamma-glutamyl hydrolase isoform X2, translating to MRLGSFVCVLFVCGCFGPHLTKQTPLKKNIVNDRPVVGILTQIVSDAAMKPYGSTYIPASYVKYIESAGSRVMPIKLTLTTAEYENIFRRINGLLLIGGAVDLETSDFARVSKIFYQLALKANDAGDFFPIWGTCLGMQLLTVLVAEQNLLTTATAENVALPLNLTPAYSSRMFEGFPTDLMKALQREPLTGNFHHYGLTVKAFKQNEKLQGFFSVMSTNIAENGVRFLSTIEGKRYPFYGVQWHPEVNRFQWDSTWNFPHSPRAVQLSLLLAEFFINEGRKSLHDFDDSKEEPFALIYNYTPIFAGNFSGYEQIYFF from the exons ATGAGATTGGGCTCCTTTGTATGTGTACTTTTTGTCTGTGGATGTTTCGGTCCTCATCTGACGAAGCAGACTCCGCTCAAGAAGAACATTGTCAATGACAGACCTGTTGTTG GTATTTTGACTCAGATAGTTTCAGATGCAGCAATGAAACCATACGGGAGCACCTACATACCTGCCTCCTATGTCAAGTACATTGAGTCTGCGGGAAGCAGAGTTATGCCCATCAA ATTGACGCTTACTACTGCAGAGTATGAAAACATCTTCAGGAGGATCAATGG CCTCCTTCTCATCGGTGGAGCCGTTGATTTGGAAACATCTGACTTTGCAAGGGTCTCAAAGATATTTTATCAGCTTGCTCTGAAG gccAATGACGCTGGCGACTTCTTCCCAATTTGGGGTACATGCTTGGGAATGCAGCTGCTCACTGTCCTGGTTGCCGAGCAAAATCTGTTGACCACGGCCACAGCTGAGAACGTGGCCTTGCCTCTCAACTTGACACCAG CCTACTCCAGTAGGATGTTTGAGGGCTTCCCTACGGATCTAATGAAGGCCCTGCAAAGAGAACCTCTCACTGGTAATTTTCACCACTATGGGCTCACAGTGAAG GCCTTCAAGCAAAATGAGAAGCTGCAAGGATTCTTCAGCGTAATGTCTACAAACATTGCTGAAAATGGAGTTCGCTTTCTCTCAACTATTGAAG GCAAGCGATACCCCTTCTACGGGGTCCAGTGGCACCCGGAGGTGAATCGTTTTCAGTGGGACAGCACATGGAACTTTCCTCACTCGCCTCGCGCCGTCCAGCTGTCTTTGCTCCTGGCAGAGTTTTTCATCAATGAAG gGAGGAAAAGTTTGCATGACTTTGATGACTCTAAAGAGGAGCCCTTTGCGCTGATTTACAACTACAcgcccatttttgctggaaaCTTCAGCGGATATGAGCAAATCTATTTCTTCTAA
- the LOC129179690 gene encoding gamma-glutamyl hydrolase isoform X1, with the protein MRLGSFVCVLFVCGCFGPHLTKQTPLKKNIVNDRPVVGILTQIVSDAAMKPYGSTYIPASYVKYIESAGSRVMPIKLTLTTAEYENIFRRINGLLLIGGAVDLETSDFARVSKIFYQLALKANDAGDFFPIWGTCLGMQLLTVLVAEQNLLTTATAENVALPLNLTPAAYSSRMFEGFPTDLMKALQREPLTGNFHHYGLTVKAFKQNEKLQGFFSVMSTNIAENGVRFLSTIEGKRYPFYGVQWHPEVNRFQWDSTWNFPHSPRAVQLSLLLAEFFINEGRKSLHDFDDSKEEPFALIYNYTPIFAGNFSGYEQIYFF; encoded by the exons ATGAGATTGGGCTCCTTTGTATGTGTACTTTTTGTCTGTGGATGTTTCGGTCCTCATCTGACGAAGCAGACTCCGCTCAAGAAGAACATTGTCAATGACAGACCTGTTGTTG GTATTTTGACTCAGATAGTTTCAGATGCAGCAATGAAACCATACGGGAGCACCTACATACCTGCCTCCTATGTCAAGTACATTGAGTCTGCGGGAAGCAGAGTTATGCCCATCAA ATTGACGCTTACTACTGCAGAGTATGAAAACATCTTCAGGAGGATCAATGG CCTCCTTCTCATCGGTGGAGCCGTTGATTTGGAAACATCTGACTTTGCAAGGGTCTCAAAGATATTTTATCAGCTTGCTCTGAAG gccAATGACGCTGGCGACTTCTTCCCAATTTGGGGTACATGCTTGGGAATGCAGCTGCTCACTGTCCTGGTTGCCGAGCAAAATCTGTTGACCACGGCCACAGCTGAGAACGTGGCCTTGCCTCTCAACTTGACACCAG CAGCCTACTCCAGTAGGATGTTTGAGGGCTTCCCTACGGATCTAATGAAGGCCCTGCAAAGAGAACCTCTCACTGGTAATTTTCACCACTATGGGCTCACAGTGAAG GCCTTCAAGCAAAATGAGAAGCTGCAAGGATTCTTCAGCGTAATGTCTACAAACATTGCTGAAAATGGAGTTCGCTTTCTCTCAACTATTGAAG GCAAGCGATACCCCTTCTACGGGGTCCAGTGGCACCCGGAGGTGAATCGTTTTCAGTGGGACAGCACATGGAACTTTCCTCACTCGCCTCGCGCCGTCCAGCTGTCTTTGCTCCTGGCAGAGTTTTTCATCAATGAAG gGAGGAAAAGTTTGCATGACTTTGATGACTCTAAAGAGGAGCCCTTTGCGCTGATTTACAACTACAcgcccatttttgctggaaaCTTCAGCGGATATGAGCAAATCTATTTCTTCTAA
- the nmrk1 gene encoding nicotinamide riboside kinase 1, translating to MKRLIVGVGGMTNGGKSTLSKSLKEKIPNSCIIAQDSFFKDDSVVPVDGNGFKQYDTLDALHMDSMMSEVDAWQRDPKTVLRKAHLAPEKMTPSSPDDVFVLIVEGFLIFNHRALNELMDKRYFLEIPYDTCKQRRSLRVYKPPDPPGYFDGHVWPMYLKNRQEIESTATGILFLNGLKSKEELLATVYQDVCLEMKRLKDTD from the exons ATGAAAAGACTAATTGTGGGAGTGGGTGG GATGACCAATGGAGGAAAATCCACTCTTTCCAAAAGTCTAAAGGAGAAGATCCCCAACAGCTGCATCATTGCACAGGATTCATTCTTTAAG GATGATTCGGTGGTACCAGTGGACGGTAACGGCTTCAAGCAGTATGACA cACTTGATGCTCTCCACATGGACAGCATGATGAGCGAGGTTGACGCCTGGCAAAGAGATCCCAAGACCGTCCTCAGGAAAGCACATCTGGCTCCAGAGAAGATGACGCCATCGTCACCAGATGACGTGTTTGTGCTGATTGTGGAAGGCTTCCTCATATTCAATCATAG AGCTTTGAATGAGCTCATGGACAAAAGGTACTTCCTGGAAATACCTTATGACACCTGCAAGCAGAGACGAAG TTTGAGGGTGTACAAGCCACCTGATCCTCCAGGCTACTTTGATGGACACGTGTGGCCCATGTACCTGAAGAACCGCCAGGAGATTGAGAGCACGGCCACGGGAATCT TGTTTCTGAATGGACTCAAGTCAAAGGAGGAGCTGCTGGCCACTGTGTATCAAGACGTTTGTCTCGAAATGAAGAGGCTCAAAG ATACAGACTGA